The Desulfovibrio desulfuricans genome has a window encoding:
- the ahpC gene encoding alkyl hydroperoxide reductase subunit C, translating to MGNLINKAVEPFNVKAFHDGELKTVTEADIKGHWSIFFFYPADFTFVCPTELEDLADNYEQFKKLNCEVYSVSTDSAFVHKAWADASPSIAKIRYPMLADCAGALSNAFGVMIEGAGQALRGSFLVNPDGVIKAYEIHDTPIGRNVEELLRKLEAAQFVAEHGDQVCPARWKPGSATLKPGLDLVGKI from the coding sequence ATGGGAAATCTCATCAATAAAGCGGTTGAACCTTTCAACGTAAAGGCTTTTCACGATGGCGAGCTGAAAACTGTTACCGAAGCAGATATAAAGGGCCACTGGTCCATCTTCTTTTTCTATCCCGCGGACTTTACCTTTGTGTGCCCCACGGAACTGGAAGATCTGGCCGATAACTACGAGCAGTTTAAAAAGCTCAATTGCGAAGTCTATTCCGTATCGACCGACAGCGCCTTTGTGCACAAAGCCTGGGCCGATGCCTCGCCCAGCATTGCCAAGATTCGCTACCCCATGTTGGCAGACTGCGCCGGAGCCCTCTCCAACGCGTTCGGCGTGATGATTGAAGGCGCGGGGCAGGCCTTGCGCGGCAGTTTTCTGGTAAACCCCGATGGCGTCATCAAGGCCTATGAAATCCACGATACGCCCATTGGCCGCAATGTTGAAGAATTGCTGCGCAAGCTGGAAGCCGCGCAGTTTGTGGCCGAACACGGCGATCAGGTATGCCCAGCCCGCTGGAAGCCCGGCAGCGCCACCCTTAAGCCCGGCCTTGATCTTGTAGGCAAGATCTAG
- a CDS encoding Fur family transcriptional regulator, translating into MTTQQNNAGLSEFLDFMNRKGLNTTSQRRIIAEAFFELPGHHSLEEFYQHVIKRDSGIGQTTVYRTLKLLCDAGLAMEIHFSDGITRYEIAKPDSHHDHLVCLDCGKIVEICDPRIEKLQREMAEKYGFKLRGHVHNLYGICKDCRDKAAKDD; encoded by the coding sequence ATGACAACACAGCAAAACAATGCCGGTCTTTCGGAATTTCTGGATTTCATGAACCGCAAAGGCCTGAACACCACATCCCAACGGCGAATCATAGCCGAGGCTTTTTTTGAATTGCCCGGGCACCACTCGCTTGAAGAATTTTATCAGCACGTGATCAAGCGCGATTCCGGCATCGGCCAAACCACCGTATACCGTACGCTCAAGCTGCTTTGCGATGCTGGCCTTGCCATGGAAATTCACTTCAGCGACGGCATCACCCGCTACGAAATTGCCAAGCCGGACAGCCATCACGACCACCTTGTCTGCCTTGACTGCGGCAAGATTGTGGAAATATGCGATCCGCGCATTGAAAAACTCCAGCGTGAAATGGCCGAAAAATACGGCTTCAAGCTGCGCGGTCATGTGCATAACCTGTATGGCATCTGCAAGGATTGCCGAGACAAGGCCGCCAAGGACGACTAA
- a CDS encoding MFS transporter codes for MNSATVKKDVVYSISFAHMLNDWYMNIIPILTPFLIAAGFGIGEVSFAISAFTITSSLSQPLIGYMVDRKNQSWMIYVGTAWLAILLSCIGLTHSSTMLIALAALSGLGAAAFHPQASAMVSAASEQKKGMYQAVFGASGNLGWALTPLFVIPLVERFGLSVTPYFVVPGIIVTVLLAFKAQKTPARSQAETVSMMEALRPAWKELSKLVLIIAVRTLTYSGLVAFLPLYLQQQGMSLSVCSHLLFILLLSGAAGGIAGGYLSDRFGKTIVIFLSLALSPIFFYLFLHVGAGLQPVVFALAGATLLSSFSPIVVLAQELLFRQAAMASGFSLGFGIGIGGLGVGLVGLVIQYAGLALAINMLICLPFVAACIALTLKGRKTLEQEGFAQ; via the coding sequence ATGAATTCAGCAACAGTCAAAAAAGACGTTGTGTATTCCATATCGTTCGCGCATATGCTGAATGACTGGTATATGAATATTATTCCTATACTTACGCCATTTCTCATTGCGGCTGGTTTTGGTATTGGAGAGGTTTCGTTTGCCATTTCCGCCTTTACCATTACCTCATCGCTTTCTCAGCCGCTTATTGGCTATATGGTGGACAGAAAAAACCAGAGCTGGATGATATATGTGGGCACGGCCTGGCTGGCGATACTGCTGAGCTGCATAGGTCTGACCCACAGCTCCACCATGCTGATTGCGCTTGCGGCCCTTTCCGGTCTTGGAGCTGCGGCTTTTCATCCGCAGGCATCGGCTATGGTTAGCGCTGCGAGCGAGCAGAAAAAGGGAATGTATCAGGCTGTTTTTGGGGCTTCGGGGAATCTTGGCTGGGCGCTTACTCCCCTGTTTGTCATCCCGCTGGTGGAACGGTTTGGCCTGAGCGTCACGCCCTACTTTGTGGTGCCGGGCATTATTGTTACGGTATTATTGGCCTTCAAGGCTCAGAAAACGCCCGCAAGATCGCAGGCAGAAACAGTGTCGATGATGGAGGCCCTGCGCCCCGCCTGGAAAGAGCTGAGCAAGCTGGTGCTGATTATTGCCGTCCGCACGCTGACTTATTCCGGCCTTGTGGCCTTTCTTCCTCTGTACTTGCAACAGCAGGGCATGAGCTTGTCCGTCTGCTCCCACTTGCTGTTCATTCTGCTGCTTTCTGGCGCAGCAGGCGGCATCGCGGGTGGTTATCTTTCAGACAGGTTCGGTAAAACCATTGTTATTTTCTTGTCCCTGGCCCTCTCTCCCATTTTTTTCTACCTCTTTCTGCATGTTGGCGCAGGCCTGCAACCTGTAGTGTTTGCCCTGGCCGGGGCGACGCTTCTTTCGTCCTTCTCGCCCATTGTGGTGCTGGCGCAAGAGCTGCTTTTCCGGCAGGCCGCAATGGCATCAGGATTTTCACTGGGATTTGGCATCGGCATTGGTGGACTTGGCGTTGGCCTTGTCGGGCTTGTCATCCAGTATGCAGGTCTTGCCCTTGCCATCAATATGCTGATCTGCCTGCCCTTTGTTGCTGCCTGTATAGCCCTGACGCTGAAAGGCCGCAAAACATTGGAGCAGGAGGGGTTCGCGCAGTAG
- a CDS encoding MarR family transcriptional regulator, protein MNQPHRIVAELIKISEHAGAFRHGREDFFDDLNLTEVHCIHWIGTLDHANVTKVSNEMGMTRGAISKICKKLLKKKFIESYQEPENNKNIYFRVAEGGKKIFEAHKINHDRTFGEKVCIVNKYDEDEQAIILRFLMDINAFVERGYEQIYTNCEKDE, encoded by the coding sequence ATGAATCAGCCTCACAGGATTGTAGCCGAGCTCATCAAAATTTCTGAGCATGCCGGTGCCTTCAGGCATGGGAGAGAAGACTTTTTTGATGACCTGAACCTCACGGAGGTTCATTGCATCCATTGGATAGGAACTCTTGATCATGCCAATGTGACAAAGGTTTCTAACGAGATGGGCATGACGCGTGGGGCCATAAGCAAAATCTGCAAAAAACTGCTGAAAAAAAAGTTTATCGAAAGTTATCAGGAGCCGGAAAATAACAAAAATATCTATTTCAGGGTTGCAGAAGGCGGAAAAAAAATATTTGAAGCCCATAAAATCAACCATGACAGAACATTTGGCGAAAAAGTCTGCATCGTAAATAAATATGATGAAGACGAGCAGGCAATTATACTGCGTTTCCTCATGGATATTAACGCATTTGTTGAACGCGGCTATGAACAGATTTACACAAATTGCGAGAAAGATGAATAA
- the uvrA gene encoding excinuclease ABC subunit UvrA, with protein sequence MNTSKPCIHIEKARQHNLKNISLDIPRDELVVICGPSGSGKSTLAFDIVYAEGQRRYVESLSAYARQFLPQMDKPDVEKIEGLSPAISLEQQSVSRNPRSTVGTVTEIYDFLRVFFARLGRMYCPQCGRPIEARAADEIIGDIMALPQGAKFMVMAPLVELQKGTHQDKFKKLKAEGFARVRVNGEFYTLDDVPTLDKNKKHSIDLVVDRLVNKEGIRGRLADSVELALRYGEGRLVLHEPDKAAAGQDADTVHSTTSVCAHCRISLPAPSPQLFSFNGPQGACPRCVGLGGVDYFEPRLIAPNMGLSLNTGALLPWATDKMFSRYEDALKALGKRFKFQLSTPLEQFSEDALSALFYGEDEQGRPARASLGLRRNWMGGSVALGAGGDYQSEHFSDALRTQGQVGVSEKRWPGVIPLLESGMQYGDAWREALSRYRQTMDCPDCHGARLNTNALSVRVDDLNIAQFCNLSVERALEWLEKREFTGRHVVIAEPLMKELTHRLSFMRSVGLEYLSLGRSMSTLSGGEAQRIRLASQLGSGLVGVTYVLDEPSIGLHPRDNERLLGTLRSLQARGNTVLVVEHDEATICAADTVIELGPGSGSQGGEIMFQGRVDDLLGKADTLTARYLRGDDVIALPDERREGQGALVMHGITTNNLRNIDCRIPLGVLTCVTGVSGSGKSSLVVDTLYKHVALNLGLRVDQPGTIGGLEYEKGSAPVERIVAIDQTPIGRTPRSNPATYTKIFDEIRNIFAMTQDARKRGYKPGRFSFNVRGGRCEACGGDGQIRVEMHFLPDVYVTCDVCKGKRYNHETLEVRYKGLNIAEVLDLTVHQARQLFESYPSLERRLAVLEEVGLEYLRLGQPATTLSGGEAQRIKISRELGKRSLPGTMYILDEPTTGLHMHEVGKLIKVLHALVDRGASVVVIEHNTDMILASDHVLDMGPGGGENGGQIVSAGTPEAIVADPNSVTGRFLMQERLDRLKRRRE encoded by the coding sequence ATGAACACAAGCAAGCCCTGCATCCACATCGAAAAGGCCCGCCAGCACAACCTCAAAAACATCAGCCTGGACATCCCACGCGACGAGCTGGTGGTGATTTGCGGCCCGTCAGGTTCCGGCAAGTCAACGCTGGCGTTCGATATCGTGTACGCCGAAGGCCAGCGCCGCTATGTGGAATCGCTGTCTGCCTACGCCCGCCAGTTTTTGCCCCAGATGGACAAGCCGGACGTGGAAAAGATCGAGGGGCTTTCGCCCGCAATCTCGCTTGAACAGCAGAGCGTTTCGCGCAACCCGCGTTCAACCGTGGGAACGGTCACGGAAATTTACGACTTTTTGCGCGTATTTTTTGCCAGGCTTGGGCGCATGTATTGCCCCCAGTGCGGGCGGCCCATCGAGGCCCGCGCGGCAGATGAAATCATTGGCGATATCATGGCCCTGCCGCAGGGCGCCAAGTTTATGGTCATGGCTCCGCTGGTGGAACTTCAGAAGGGCACGCATCAGGACAAGTTCAAAAAACTCAAGGCTGAAGGTTTTGCCCGCGTGCGCGTCAACGGCGAGTTTTATACGCTGGACGATGTGCCCACGCTGGACAAGAACAAGAAGCACTCCATTGATCTGGTGGTTGACCGCCTGGTGAACAAGGAGGGCATTCGGGGGCGTCTGGCGGATTCGGTCGAGCTGGCCCTGCGTTATGGCGAGGGCCGCCTTGTGCTGCACGAGCCGGACAAGGCCGCCGCAGGGCAGGATGCAGACACCGTGCATTCCACCACTTCGGTGTGCGCGCATTGCCGTATTTCTCTGCCTGCTCCCAGCCCGCAGCTGTTTTCGTTCAACGGGCCGCAAGGGGCCTGCCCGCGCTGCGTAGGCCTTGGCGGCGTGGATTATTTTGAGCCGCGCCTCATTGCGCCCAACATGGGGCTTTCGCTGAACACGGGCGCACTGCTGCCCTGGGCCACGGATAAAATGTTCAGCCGCTATGAGGACGCCCTCAAGGCTCTGGGCAAACGCTTCAAATTTCAGCTTTCCACGCCGCTGGAGCAGTTTAGCGAAGACGCGCTTTCCGCTCTTTTTTACGGCGAGGATGAACAGGGCCGCCCCGCGCGCGCTTCGCTGGGCCTGCGCCGCAACTGGATGGGCGGCAGCGTGGCCCTTGGCGCTGGCGGCGATTACCAGAGCGAGCATTTTTCTGATGCCCTGCGCACGCAGGGGCAGGTGGGCGTGAGCGAAAAACGCTGGCCCGGCGTTATCCCCCTGCTTGAAAGCGGCATGCAGTACGGCGATGCCTGGCGCGAGGCCCTGTCTCGTTATCGGCAGACCATGGATTGCCCGGACTGCCACGGAGCGCGGCTGAACACCAACGCGCTTTCCGTGCGGGTGGACGATCTGAATATCGCGCAGTTCTGCAACCTTTCGGTTGAGCGCGCGCTGGAATGGCTGGAAAAACGTGAATTTACGGGGCGGCATGTTGTCATTGCCGAACCGCTCATGAAGGAACTGACCCATCGCCTGTCGTTCATGCGCAGCGTGGGGCTTGAGTACCTTTCGCTGGGGCGCTCCATGTCCACGCTTTCGGGCGGCGAGGCCCAGCGCATCCGTCTGGCATCGCAACTCGGTTCAGGTCTTGTTGGCGTTACCTACGTGCTGGACGAACCCTCCATCGGTCTGCATCCGCGTGACAACGAGCGGCTGCTGGGAACCCTGCGTTCACTCCAGGCGCGCGGCAATACCGTGCTTGTGGTGGAGCATGACGAGGCAACCATCTGCGCGGCGGATACGGTCATTGAACTTGGTCCCGGCTCCGGCTCGCAGGGCGGCGAAATCATGTTTCAGGGGCGGGTGGACGATCTGCTTGGCAAGGCGGATACCCTCACGGCCCGTTACCTGCGCGGCGACGACGTGATCGCCCTGCCGGATGAGCGGCGCGAAGGACAGGGGGCGCTGGTCATGCACGGCATCACCACCAACAACCTGCGCAATATTGATTGCCGCATCCCTCTGGGCGTGCTCACCTGCGTGACCGGGGTTTCCGGCTCAGGCAAGAGTTCGCTGGTGGTGGATACGCTCTACAAGCATGTGGCCCTGAACCTTGGCCTGCGTGTGGATCAGCCCGGCACCATCGGCGGGCTGGAATATGAAAAAGGCTCCGCGCCTGTGGAGCGCATTGTGGCCATTGACCAGACGCCCATTGGCCGCACGCCGCGTTCCAACCCCGCCACCTACACCAAGATTTTTGACGAAATTCGCAATATTTTTGCCATGACTCAGGACGCCCGCAAACGTGGCTACAAGCCGGGGCGTTTCAGCTTTAACGTGCGTGGGGGCCGTTGCGAAGCCTGCGGAGGCGACGGGCAGATTCGCGTTGAAATGCATTTTTTGCCCGACGTGTACGTGACCTGCGATGTGTGCAAGGGCAAACGCTATAATCACGAAACCCTTGAAGTGCGCTACAAGGGCCTGAACATCGCCGAGGTGCTCGACCTCACCGTGCATCAGGCCCGCCAGCTTTTTGAAAGTTATCCCTCGCTGGAGCGCCGCCTTGCCGTGCTGGAAGAGGTGGGGCTGGAATATCTGCGTCTGGGGCAGCCCGCCACGACTCTCTCGGGCGGCGAAGCCCAACGTATCAAGATTTCGCGTGAATTGGGCAAGCGGTCCCTGCCGGGAACCATGTACATTCTTGACGAGCCGACCACGGGCCTGCACATGCACGAGGTGGGCAAGCTTATCAAGGTGCTGCATGCGCTGGTGGACAGGGGAGCCAGCGTGGTGGTTATCGAGCACAATACAGACATGATTCTGGCATCCGACCATGTGCTGGATATGGGTCCCGGCGGCGGCGAAAACGGCGGGCAAATAGTCTCTGCCGGAACGCCCGAGGCCATTGTTGCCGACCCCAATTCCGTCACCGGGCGCTTCCTCATGCAGGAGAGGCTGGACAGGCTCAAGCGCAGACGGGAATAA
- a CDS encoding DMT family transporter, whose translation MNNPALICQAYAFATVVLWSTAYVYTKVALAFFTPGPLGLVRCAVASLAFVGILLARGRGRGGFFVPSARHLPLFAAAGLSGFTLYLLAFNEGSITLNPTTNCIVISTAPILTAALARLFFSERLPVLRWLALALAFGGVVVMNGGGRGFMLAPGMGWVLVAAVLISLYNITQRTLSRHYGSMEIAAWSFFAGTLFLLYCLPQTVAQLQAAPASALWLALFLGIFPSAAAYLLWTRALALAPRTSLVTNYMFLTPFLSMLLDFAVTGGLPEASTFAGGAIIMGALVLFSLAGRRG comes from the coding sequence ATGAACAATCCCGCGCTGATCTGTCAGGCCTATGCCTTTGCCACCGTCGTGCTGTGGTCAACCGCCTATGTGTACACCAAGGTTGCGCTGGCGTTTTTTACGCCGGGGCCGCTGGGCCTTGTGCGCTGCGCTGTGGCGTCGCTGGCCTTTGTTGGCATCCTGCTGGCAAGGGGCAGGGGGCGCGGGGGATTTTTTGTCCCTTCTGCCCGGCATCTGCCCCTGTTTGCGGCAGCAGGGCTGAGCGGCTTCACGCTGTATCTGCTGGCCTTCAATGAGGGTTCCATCACCCTCAACCCCACGACCAACTGCATTGTCATTTCCACGGCTCCCATTCTGACGGCGGCGCTGGCGCGTCTGTTTTTCAGTGAGCGTTTGCCCGTGCTGCGCTGGCTGGCGCTTGCGCTGGCATTTGGCGGCGTAGTGGTGATGAACGGCGGCGGGCGCGGATTTATGCTGGCCCCCGGCATGGGCTGGGTGCTGGTGGCCGCAGTGCTCATAAGTCTCTATAATATCACGCAGCGCACGTTGTCGCGACACTACGGCTCCATGGAAATCGCCGCCTGGAGTTTTTTTGCGGGTACGCTGTTTTTGCTGTACTGCCTGCCGCAAACCGTGGCCCAGTTGCAGGCTGCGCCCGCCAGCGCGCTGTGGCTTGCACTTTTTCTGGGGATTTTCCCCAGCGCGGCTGCCTACCTGCTCTGGACCAGAGCCCTTGCCCTTGCCCCCCGCACAAGCCTTGTGACCAACTACATGTTCCTGACGCCCTTTTTGTCCATGCTGCTTGATTTTGCGGTGACGGGCGGCCTGCCGGAGGCCTCCACCTTTGCGGGCGGGGCGATCATCATGGGGGCTTTGGTGCTGTTCAGCCTTGCGGGCAGGCGGGGTTAA
- a CDS encoding TrmH family RNA methyltransferase, which translates to MPKEPTARRKARFLEVLSHRQPDLTLVLANIHDPHNVSAIYRSCDAFGVSRVHLYYTNTAFPVLGRKTSASARKWVESVRHKTSEDMLADLRGQGMQVLATSFTEKARPMREWDFTRPTAVIMGNEHSGVEPELLAAADGELYIPMYGMIQSFNVSVASAIILAEAARQREAAGMYATPRFDEATLATRLGEWLEK; encoded by the coding sequence ATGCCCAAAGAACCTACAGCACGGCGCAAGGCCCGCTTTCTGGAAGTGCTGAGTCACCGCCAGCCGGACCTTACGCTGGTGCTTGCCAATATTCACGACCCGCACAACGTTTCGGCCATTTACCGTTCGTGCGATGCCTTTGGCGTCAGCCGCGTGCACCTGTATTACACCAACACGGCTTTTCCCGTGCTGGGGCGCAAAACCTCTGCTTCTGCCCGCAAGTGGGTGGAAAGCGTGCGCCATAAAACCAGCGAAGACATGCTTGCCGACCTGCGCGGTCAGGGCATGCAGGTGCTTGCCACCTCATTTACAGAAAAGGCCCGCCCCATGCGGGAATGGGATTTTACCCGCCCCACGGCAGTGATTATGGGCAACGAGCACAGCGGCGTTGAGCCGGAACTGCTGGCCGCAGCCGATGGCGAGCTGTACATCCCCATGTACGGCATGATCCAGAGCTTCAACGTGTCTGTGGCTTCAGCTATCATTCTTGCAGAAGCAGCCCGCCAGCGCGAGGCCGCAGGCATGTACGCCACCCCGCGCTTTGATGAGGCAACTCTCGCAACCCGTCTTGGGGAGTGGCTGGAAAAATAG
- a CDS encoding sodium:proton antiporter, producing MNLFRLSAYALSALLLTPYTALAAADHLTVPGSLSAWWIIPFAGMLLSIAILPLTAHVFWEHHRGKISIFWALAFLVPCLAVYGPGVTFYEFCHIILLDYVPFLVLLFSLYTVAGGVRLKGSLTGTPPVNLGILAIGTVLASWMGTTGAAMLLVRPLLRANAHRKYRVHSVVFFIFLVANIGGSLSPLGDPPLFLGFLKGVDFFWTTSHLFLKTLSLSTALLAIYFVLDMVLYNKEGRPVPPISPADSAPAKPGQLMPSQEKLGLDGKINLLFLLGVVLAVLLSGLFPLGTIATVGGVPLEAQNVLRDAALLCLAWLSMRHTSRRCRELNGFTWGPIEEVAQLFFGIFVSMIPAMAILKAGTSGALAPLVELVSRDGQPVNAMYFWLTGILSSFLDNAPTYMVFFNTAGGDAQTLMHHMPETLAAISAGAVFMGACSYIGNAPNFMVRAIAEDQGVRMPGFFGYILWSVCILVPLFALLTWFFFT from the coding sequence ATGAATCTATTCCGCCTCTCTGCATATGCTCTGAGCGCACTGCTGCTTACTCCCTACACGGCTCTTGCCGCCGCCGACCATCTTACAGTTCCCGGCTCCCTCTCCGCATGGTGGATCATCCCTTTTGCGGGCATGCTGCTTTCCATAGCCATACTGCCGCTGACCGCCCATGTTTTCTGGGAACATCACAGGGGCAAGATTTCCATTTTCTGGGCGCTCGCCTTTCTTGTCCCATGTCTGGCTGTCTATGGCCCCGGCGTGACCTTCTATGAATTCTGCCACATCATCCTGCTGGATTACGTGCCCTTCCTTGTGCTCCTTTTTTCACTGTACACGGTTGCGGGTGGAGTACGCCTTAAGGGCTCCCTCACGGGTACGCCGCCAGTGAATCTGGGCATTCTTGCCATAGGAACCGTGCTGGCAAGCTGGATGGGCACCACAGGAGCGGCCATGCTGCTTGTGCGCCCGCTGCTGCGGGCCAATGCGCACCGCAAATACCGTGTGCATTCTGTGGTATTTTTCATCTTTCTGGTGGCAAACATCGGCGGTTCACTCTCGCCGCTGGGCGACCCGCCGCTGTTTCTGGGTTTTTTGAAGGGCGTGGACTTTTTCTGGACAACCTCACACCTGTTTTTGAAAACCCTGAGCCTGTCCACAGCCTTGCTGGCGATCTATTTTGTTCTGGATATGGTGCTTTATAATAAGGAGGGCCGCCCCGTACCACCGATCAGCCCTGCTGACTCCGCGCCCGCGAAGCCGGGGCAACTAATGCCCAGCCAGGAAAAACTCGGGCTTGACGGCAAGATCAACCTGCTGTTCCTGCTGGGCGTGGTGCTTGCCGTGCTGCTTTCCGGCCTGTTCCCGCTGGGAACAATCGCCACGGTGGGCGGCGTGCCTCTGGAAGCCCAAAACGTGCTGCGCGATGCCGCCCTGCTCTGCCTGGCGTGGCTTTCCATGCGCCATACCAGCCGCAGATGCCGCGAACTGAACGGCTTTACGTGGGGGCCCATTGAAGAGGTGGCCCAACTGTTCTTTGGCATTTTTGTCAGCATGATTCCGGCCATGGCCATTCTCAAGGCAGGAACCTCCGGCGCGCTGGCCCCGCTGGTGGAACTGGTCTCGCGTGATGGGCAGCCGGTCAATGCCATGTACTTCTGGCTGACGGGCATTCTTTCCAGCTTTCTGGATAACGCCCCGACATACATGGTCTTTTTCAACACGGCGGGGGGTGATGCGCAAACGCTCATGCACCATATGCCCGAAACTCTGGCGGCCATTTCGGCTGGCGCGGTCTTTATGGGCGCATGCAGCTACATAGGCAACGCGCCCAACTTTATGGTGCGGGCCATTGCGGAAGATCAGGGCGTGCGTATGCCTGGGTTTTTCGGCTACATTTTATGGTCGGTCTGCATTCTTGTGCCGCTGTTTGCCCTGCTGACCTGGTTTTTCTTTACCTAG
- a CDS encoding radical SAM protein, protein MSVDAQPRWFDAQAIGTALERETAPDAAELRDILNKSLELQPLTLAETVALMRVQDGVGVGRIMAAADEVKQQVYGDRIVLSAPLHISNHCGSECLYCANRKSNKAVERKYMTSPEMREAALKLIRQGHKRIFLVSGQLPNADIEYLAEAISILYTAFDGVGEVHSVNVNVGALESHEYAALLESYVGTVLIYQDTYHEASYRAAHISGPKSDYYARLNAADVAFQAGVPDVGGGLMLGLGPWQYDLLGIVQHQAHLLRAYDTGCRTLSLHRMRCAPGSNMQTPYPVSDADYLRCVAIARLAVPYAGIILTTKEPAGLWRDGCSAGASQLLTGSVANPYGNWIDNPEHKVPFPIGEDCHVDEVVRFLLEEARHLPSFCAACPRLGRTGEEFLSMVRECGMKNQCGPNSAASFLEFLLHYATPYTRMIGEQLLAEKMERMTTGELGAAKRLLTKVRAGRIDEFI, encoded by the coding sequence ATGTCTGTTGATGCACAGCCCCGCTGGTTTGATGCCCAGGCCATTGGTACAGCTCTGGAAAGGGAAACAGCACCTGACGCCGCAGAGCTTCGGGATATCCTCAACAAGTCACTTGAATTACAGCCTTTAACCTTGGCGGAAACCGTTGCCCTCATGCGTGTGCAGGACGGCGTGGGCGTTGGCCGCATCATGGCAGCCGCCGATGAAGTTAAGCAACAGGTTTACGGCGACCGCATTGTGCTTTCTGCGCCCCTGCACATCTCCAACCACTGCGGTAGCGAATGCCTGTATTGCGCCAACCGCAAAAGCAACAAGGCCGTTGAGCGCAAGTACATGACCTCGCCTGAAATGCGTGAGGCCGCCCTCAAGCTTATCCGTCAGGGTCACAAGCGTATTTTTCTTGTCAGCGGCCAATTGCCCAATGCGGATATTGAATATCTGGCCGAGGCCATCAGCATCCTGTACACGGCTTTTGACGGCGTGGGCGAAGTGCACAGCGTCAACGTAAACGTGGGCGCTCTGGAATCGCACGAGTATGCCGCCCTGCTGGAATCGTATGTGGGAACCGTGCTGATCTATCAGGACACCTACCACGAGGCCAGTTATCGCGCGGCCCATATCTCTGGCCCCAAGAGTGATTACTACGCCCGGCTGAACGCCGCAGATGTTGCTTTTCAGGCGGGTGTGCCGGACGTGGGCGGCGGCCTGATGCTGGGCCTTGGCCCCTGGCAGTATGACCTGCTGGGTATTGTGCAGCATCAGGCGCACTTGCTGCGGGCCTATGACACCGGCTGCCGCACCCTGAGCCTGCACCGCATGCGTTGCGCCCCCGGCAGCAACATGCAAACTCCCTATCCCGTGAGCGATGCCGACTACCTGCGCTGCGTGGCTATTGCCCGGCTGGCGGTTCCTTACGCTGGCATCATCCTGACCACCAAGGAACCTGCGGGCCTGTGGCGCGATGGCTGTAGCGCGGGTGCTTCGCAACTGCTCACAGGCAGCGTTGCCAACCCCTACGGCAACTGGATCGACAATCCCGAGCACAAGGTTCCCTTCCCCATTGGCGAAGACTGCCATGTGGATGAAGTGGTGCGTTTTCTGCTGGAAGAAGCCCGCCACCTGCCGTCATTTTGCGCGGCCTGCCCCCGGCTGGGGCGCACGGGCGAGGAGTTCCTTTCCATGGTACGCGAGTGCGGCATGAAAAATCAGTGCGGCCCCAACTCTGCGGCGTCGTTCCTGGAATTTTTGCTGCACTACGCTACGCCCTACACGCGCATGATTGGCGAACAGCTGTTGGCCGAAAAAATGGAAAGGATGACCACGGGTGAGCTTGGCGCGGCCAAAAGGCTGCTGACCAAGGTGCGCGCTGGCCGTATTGACGAATTCATTTAA